The Salvia miltiorrhiza cultivar Shanhuang (shh) chromosome 1, IMPLAD_Smil_shh, whole genome shotgun sequence genome has a window encoding:
- the LOC130991857 gene encoding uncharacterized protein LOC130991857, with product MLRKYTARFNLTALEVPEAESQIKSCAYVRGLKPGLFFDELQIRPARDFDDVMSRLPGYLQLEDARTARKAENDKHGAKRDEAAPKQNNRNQDRAPFRRYCGHLKHQLELLVRHGNLDQFIARGKEGQGQQAQGNDQRQAQGNDRDRRPKKNHDQRRGIIQARVPPHPARREVHVIFGENGLPTSNRAKKQVVREVRSGYYPKQVMEITNAAEEPAITFGSEDLRTLMYPHHDALVFTVDIASCIVHRIFVDSGSAVNILYLECLQAMGIEATIESSERSSVRIWRRNRHAPRVCGVTS from the exons ATGCTGCGGAAGTACACTGCCCGATTTAATCTCACTGCTCTGGAGGTTCCAGAGGCAGAGTCACAAATAAAAAGCTGCGCATATGTTAGAGGGTTGAAGCCTGGGCTTTTCTTTGACGAGTTACAGATCAGGCCAGCGAGAGATTTTGATGACGTCATGTCAAGACTACCAGGGTATTTGCAATTAGAGGATGCCCGAACGGCACGAAAGGCAGAAAATGACAAGCATGGGGCCAAAAGGGACGAGGCCGCACCAAAGCAGAACAACCGGAACCAAGATCGGGCACCTTTCAGAAG ATACTGTGGACATCTCAAGCACCAATTGGAACTCTTGGTACGCCATGGCAACCTGGATCAATTCATAGCCAGAGGGAAAGAGGGTCAGGGTCAGCAAGCCCAGGGAAATGACCAAAGACAAGCTCAGGGAAATGACCGAGACCGACGTCCGAAGAAAAACCACGATCAGCGCAGAGGGATCATACAGGCTAGGGTACCTCCCCACCCGGCCAGAAGGGAAGTGCACGTGATCTTCGGGGAAAATGGGTTACCAACCTCCAACCGAGCCAAGAAGCAGGTCGTGCGGGAAGTGAGGTCGGGATACTACCCTAAACAAGTAATGGAAATCACGAATGCAGCAGAGGAACCAGCCATAACCTTCGGGTCAGAGGACCTGAGAACACTCATGTACCCCCACCATGACGCGTTGGTTTTCACGGTCGACATAGCAAGCTGTATTGTACATCGTATCTTCGTGGATTCTGGGAGTGCGGTGAACATTTTATATTTGGAATGTCTCCAAGCTATGGGGATCGAAGCCACTATCGAATCCAGCGAACGCTCCTCTGTTCGGATTTGGCGGAGAAATCGTCATGCCCCTAGGGTTTGTGGAGTTACCAGTTAG